The proteins below are encoded in one region of Stenotrophomonas bentonitica:
- a CDS encoding NAD(P)/FAD-dependent oxidoreductase has translation MTRDPLPHLVIIGGGFAGLWATRALASARVRITLVDRRNHHLFQPLLYQVATAGLSAPDIAAPLRHILGEQRNVEVRLGEVTTIDKHARQITLADGSTLGYDTLMLCTGATHAYFGHDEWAADAPGLKTLDDAIALRRKLLLAFERAEAEPDPARKAAWLSFAVVGGGPTGVELAGTLAEIARHTLRNEFRHIDPASAKVRLVEAGPRVLSSFPEVLSLKARRQLEKLGVEVLTGTPVSNINGEGFQLGEQFIPARTVVWAAGVAASPLARTLEVPLDRAGRVPVQPDLTLAGHPEIFVAGDLAALQQADGRPVPGVAPAAKQMGKHVAATVRARLEGRQAPGPFKYQDFGNLATIGRMAAIVHLGRLQLSGVLAWWFWLAAHVFFLIGFRNRIVVLLNWAVAYWSYQRSARIIFGDDQDDRRPRP, from the coding sequence ATGACCCGCGATCCCCTGCCCCACCTGGTCATCATCGGGGGTGGTTTTGCCGGCCTCTGGGCCACCCGCGCGCTCGCCAGCGCGCGCGTCCGCATCACCCTGGTGGACCGTCGCAACCACCATCTGTTCCAGCCGCTGCTGTACCAGGTCGCCACTGCGGGCCTGTCCGCACCCGATATCGCCGCACCGCTGCGCCACATCCTGGGCGAGCAGCGCAACGTGGAAGTACGACTGGGCGAAGTCACCACCATCGACAAACACGCGCGCCAGATCACCCTGGCCGATGGCAGCACGCTCGGTTACGACACGTTGATGCTGTGCACGGGCGCCACCCACGCCTACTTCGGGCACGACGAATGGGCCGCCGATGCGCCCGGCCTGAAGACACTCGACGATGCCATCGCGCTGCGCCGCAAACTGCTGCTGGCGTTCGAGCGCGCCGAGGCCGAACCCGACCCGGCGCGCAAGGCAGCCTGGCTCAGCTTCGCCGTGGTGGGCGGTGGTCCCACCGGCGTGGAGCTGGCCGGCACCCTGGCCGAGATCGCGCGGCACACCCTGCGCAACGAGTTCCGCCACATCGACCCGGCCAGCGCCAAGGTGCGGCTGGTGGAAGCGGGCCCGCGCGTGCTCTCCAGCTTCCCCGAAGTGCTCTCGCTCAAGGCGCGTCGCCAGCTGGAAAAGCTCGGCGTGGAAGTACTGACGGGAACGCCGGTGAGCAACATCAACGGCGAGGGCTTCCAGCTCGGCGAGCAGTTCATTCCCGCGCGCACGGTGGTCTGGGCTGCCGGTGTGGCGGCTTCGCCGCTGGCGCGCACGCTGGAGGTGCCGCTGGACCGCGCCGGGCGCGTGCCGGTGCAACCGGACCTCACCCTGGCCGGACACCCGGAGATCTTCGTCGCAGGCGACCTGGCCGCGCTGCAGCAGGCCGACGGACGCCCGGTGCCGGGCGTGGCGCCGGCGGCCAAGCAGATGGGCAAGCACGTGGCCGCCACCGTACGCGCAAGACTGGAGGGCAGGCAGGCACCGGGACCGTTCAAGTACCAGGACTTCGGCAACCTGGCCACGATCGGCCGCATGGCCGCCATCGTGCACCTGGGTCGCCTGCAGCTGTCCGGCGTGCTGGCCTGGTGGTTCTGGCTGGCCGCGCACGTGTTCTTCCTGATCGGCTTCCGCAACCGGATCGTGGTGCTGCTCAACTGGGCCGTGGCGTACTGGAGCTACCAGCGCAGCGCGCGGATCATCTTCGGCGACGACCAGGACGACCGCCGTCCCAGGCCGTGA
- a CDS encoding GIY-YIG nuclease family protein, whose amino-acid sequence MPAEPAPWYVYLLECRNGSYYAGISNDVDARFQAHLCGKGARYTRANPPLKVLAVRAYPDRAAASKAEWALKKQPRERKLAWLQAGDAEPA is encoded by the coding sequence ATGCCCGCTGAACCCGCCCCCTGGTACGTGTACCTGCTCGAATGCCGCAATGGCAGCTATTACGCTGGCATCAGCAACGACGTGGACGCCCGCTTCCAGGCGCATCTGTGCGGCAAGGGCGCGCGCTACACCCGTGCCAATCCGCCGCTGAAGGTGCTGGCCGTGCGCGCCTATCCGGACCGTGCGGCGGCGTCGAAGGCCGAGTGGGCACTCAAGAAGCAACCCCGCGAGCGCAAGCTGGCGTGGCTGCAGGCCGGCGACGCGGAACCGGCCTGA
- a CDS encoding trimeric intracellular cation channel family protein: protein MLLAVIYLIAISAEAMTGALSAGRRRMDLFGVVIIACVTALGGGSLRDIVLGHYPLGWVQHPEYLGFTICAALIATWLARWMHHFRRTFLVLDGLGLIAFTLIGCAVARDAGHSVPIVLIAGMLTGAFGGVLRDVLCNEVPLIFQKELYAVITLFTGAAWLGLLELGVSLNAAMLWSLGGGFALRLLAIHYKWEMPKFVYRDEVH, encoded by the coding sequence ATGCTGCTCGCTGTCATCTACCTCATCGCCATTTCCGCTGAAGCCATGACCGGCGCCCTGTCGGCGGGCCGGCGGCGCATGGACCTGTTCGGCGTGGTCATCATCGCCTGCGTCACCGCGCTGGGCGGCGGCTCGCTGCGCGACATCGTGCTCGGCCATTACCCGCTGGGCTGGGTCCAGCACCCCGAGTACCTGGGCTTCACCATCTGCGCGGCCTTGATCGCCACCTGGCTGGCGCGCTGGATGCATCATTTCCGTCGCACCTTCCTGGTGCTGGACGGCCTGGGGCTGATCGCGTTTACGCTGATCGGGTGCGCCGTGGCGCGCGACGCCGGCCACTCGGTGCCGATCGTGTTGATCGCGGGCATGCTGACCGGCGCCTTCGGCGGCGTACTGCGCGATGTGCTGTGCAACGAAGTGCCGCTGATCTTCCAGAAGGAGCTGTACGCGGTGATCACCCTGTTCACCGGTGCCGCGTGGCTGGGCCTGCTGGAGCTGGGCGTGTCGCTCAATGCGGCCATGCTCTGGTCACTGGGCGGCGGCTTTGCATTGCGCCTGCTCGCGATCCACTACAAGTGGGAAATGCCGAAGTTCGTCTATCGTGACGAAGTGCACTGA
- a CDS encoding GNAT family N-acetyltransferase, producing MRLSAPVPLQAEHLLDGFRCSAPALTRWLLERAHQNQVSGASRCFVSCDEQQRVVGYYALSAGGISHDTAPGRVRRNMPDPIPVIVLGRLAVHAEWAGQGIGQGLLKDAVLRALQACGQLGARALLCHAIDEPAKAFYLKHGFVVSPIHPLTVMLPLQCTSSR from the coding sequence TTGCGGCTCTCCGCTCCCGTACCGCTGCAGGCGGAGCATCTGCTCGATGGCTTCCGCTGCAGCGCCCCTGCGCTGACCCGCTGGCTGCTTGAGCGCGCGCACCAGAACCAGGTGTCGGGCGCCTCGCGGTGTTTTGTCAGCTGCGACGAGCAGCAACGCGTGGTCGGCTACTACGCGCTTTCCGCTGGCGGGATATCACACGACACTGCACCGGGCAGGGTCCGTCGCAACATGCCGGATCCGATCCCGGTCATCGTGCTCGGGCGGCTGGCCGTGCATGCAGAGTGGGCCGGGCAGGGGATCGGCCAGGGCCTGCTGAAAGATGCCGTGCTGCGCGCCTTGCAGGCCTGCGGCCAACTGGGTGCCCGTGCATTGCTCTGCCACGCCATCGATGAACCGGCCAAGGCGTTCTACCTCAAGCACGGGTTCGTCGTGTCACCGATCCATCCGCTTACGGTGATGCTGCCGCTTCAGTGCACTTCGTCACGATAG
- a CDS encoding DUF1778 domain-containing protein: MGTASKVINFRAPADKQDLIDRAVEISGVNRTEFILDAACDRAREVLADQTQFNVSAEQLQRFNALLDSPLEDNPALRRLLSTPAPWER, from the coding sequence ATGGGAACCGCAAGCAAAGTCATCAACTTCCGCGCACCGGCCGACAAGCAGGATCTGATCGACCGCGCCGTTGAGATCAGCGGTGTGAACCGCACCGAGTTCATCCTCGATGCGGCGTGCGACCGGGCGCGCGAAGTCCTGGCCGACCAGACGCAGTTCAACGTGAGTGCGGAGCAGCTGCAGCGGTTCAACGCACTGCTGGACTCGCCGCTCGAAGACAACCCGGCGCTGCGCCGGCTGTTGAGCACGCCCGCACCCTGGGAGCGTTAA
- a CDS encoding 3-deoxy-7-phosphoheptulonate synthase — translation MPPHTDDLRIRKLDPLTPPAQLIAMLPCDDEASDTVSASRAALHEILHGRDDRLAVVIGPCSIHDPVAAIEYAHRLKPLRDAYAGDLEIVMRVYFEKPRTTVGWKGLINDPDLDGSFQINKGLRIARGLLRDINKLGLPAGVEFLDVISPQYIADLVAWGAIGARTTESQVHRELASGLSCPVGFKNGTDGNIKIAADAVGAASNPHHFLSVTKQGDTAIVATAGNPDCHVILRGGKLPNFDAASVDAASQTLGKAHLPARLMIDASHANSSKNPENQPKVVADINAQLAGGEERIVGVMVESHLVAGRQDLVEGQPLTYGQSITDGCIGWDTSLEVLESLAQAVRARRARRLAAAA, via the coding sequence ATGCCCCCGCACACCGACGACCTGCGCATCCGAAAACTCGACCCGTTGACCCCGCCGGCGCAGCTGATCGCCATGCTGCCCTGCGACGACGAAGCCTCCGACACGGTCAGCGCCTCGCGCGCGGCCCTGCACGAGATCCTGCACGGCCGCGACGACCGCCTGGCGGTGGTGATCGGTCCGTGCTCGATCCACGATCCGGTGGCCGCCATCGAGTACGCCCATCGCCTCAAGCCGCTGCGCGACGCCTATGCGGGCGATCTGGAGATCGTCATGCGCGTCTACTTCGAGAAGCCGCGCACCACCGTTGGCTGGAAGGGCCTGATCAACGACCCGGACCTGGACGGCAGCTTCCAGATCAACAAGGGCCTGCGCATCGCGCGCGGCCTGCTGCGCGACATCAACAAGCTGGGCCTGCCCGCCGGCGTGGAATTCCTTGACGTGATCTCGCCGCAGTACATCGCCGACCTGGTGGCCTGGGGCGCGATCGGCGCGCGGACCACCGAAAGCCAGGTGCACCGCGAGCTGGCGTCGGGGCTGTCCTGCCCGGTGGGCTTCAAGAACGGTACCGACGGCAACATCAAGATCGCTGCCGATGCGGTGGGTGCCGCGTCCAACCCGCATCACTTCCTGTCGGTGACCAAGCAGGGCGACACCGCCATCGTGGCTACGGCGGGCAACCCGGACTGCCACGTGATCCTGCGCGGCGGCAAGCTGCCGAACTTCGACGCGGCCAGCGTGGATGCGGCCAGCCAGACCCTGGGCAAGGCGCACCTGCCGGCGCGGCTGATGATCGATGCCAGCCACGCCAACAGCAGCAAGAATCCGGAAAACCAGCCCAAAGTGGTTGCCGACATCAACGCGCAGCTGGCCGGCGGTGAAGAACGCATCGTCGGGGTGATGGTGGAAAGCCACCTGGTCGCCGGTCGCCAGGACCTGGTGGAAGGCCAGCCGCTGACCTACGGCCAGAGCATCACCGACGGCTGCATCGGCTGGGACACCTCGCTGGAGGTGCTGGAATCGTTGGCCCAGGCGGTGCGCGCGCGGCGTGCACGCCGTCTGGCAGCGGCTGCCTGA
- the groL gene encoding chaperonin GroEL (60 kDa chaperone family; promotes refolding of misfolded polypeptides especially under stressful conditions; forms two stacked rings of heptamers to form a barrel-shaped 14mer; ends can be capped by GroES; misfolded proteins enter the barrel where they are refolded when GroES binds), whose product MAAKEIRFGEDARSRMVRGVNVLANAVKATLGPKGRNVVLEKSFGAPTITKDGVSVAKEIELADKFENMGAQMVKEVASRTNDDAGDGTTTATVLAQALIREGAKAVAAGMNPMDLKRGIDKAVVAAVAELKNISKPTADDKAIAQVGTISANSDESIGNIIAEAMKEVGKEGVITVEEGSGLENELDVVKGMQFDRGYLSPYFINNQQAQTADLDDPYILLHDKKISNVRDLLPVLEGVAKAGKPLLIVAEEVEGEALATLVVNTIRGIVKVVAVKAPGFGDRRKAMLEDMAVLTGGTVISEEIGLSLEKATINDLGRAKKVQVSKENTTIIDGLGDKAAVESRVARIKTQIEDTSSDYDREKLQERVAKLAGGVAVIKVGASTEIEMKEKKDRVDDALHATRAAVEEGVVPGGGVALVRAVTALAGLKGANEDQNHGIQIALRAMEAPLREIVANAGEEPSVIVNKVKEGTGSYGYNAASGEFGDMLAFGILDPTKVTRSALQNAASIAGLMITTEAMVAEAPKKDEPAMGGGGMGGMGGMGGMDF is encoded by the coding sequence ATGGCTGCCAAGGAAATTCGTTTCGGTGAAGACGCCCGTTCGCGCATGGTGCGCGGCGTCAACGTTCTCGCCAATGCCGTCAAGGCCACCCTGGGCCCGAAGGGCCGCAACGTCGTGCTCGAGAAGAGCTTCGGCGCCCCGACCATCACCAAGGACGGCGTGTCCGTCGCCAAGGAAATCGAACTGGCTGACAAGTTCGAGAACATGGGCGCGCAGATGGTGAAGGAAGTCGCGTCGCGTACCAACGACGACGCCGGCGACGGCACCACCACCGCCACCGTGCTGGCCCAGGCCCTGATCCGCGAAGGCGCCAAGGCCGTGGCCGCCGGCATGAACCCGATGGACCTCAAGCGCGGTATCGACAAGGCCGTGGTCGCCGCTGTCGCCGAGCTGAAGAACATCTCCAAGCCCACCGCTGACGACAAGGCCATTGCCCAGGTCGGCACGATCTCGGCCAACTCGGACGAGTCGATCGGCAACATCATCGCCGAAGCGATGAAGGAAGTCGGCAAGGAAGGCGTGATCACCGTTGAAGAAGGCTCGGGCCTGGAAAACGAGCTGGACGTGGTCAAGGGCATGCAGTTCGACCGCGGCTACCTGTCCCCGTACTTCATCAACAACCAGCAGGCGCAGACCGCCGACCTGGACGACCCGTACATCCTGCTGCACGACAAGAAGATCTCCAACGTCCGTGACCTGCTCCCGGTGCTGGAAGGCGTCGCGAAGGCTGGCAAGCCGCTGCTGATCGTGGCCGAGGAAGTCGAAGGCGAAGCGCTGGCCACCCTGGTGGTCAACACCATCCGTGGCATCGTCAAGGTCGTGGCCGTCAAGGCGCCGGGCTTCGGCGACCGTCGCAAGGCGATGCTGGAAGACATGGCCGTGCTGACCGGCGGTACCGTGATCTCCGAAGAGATCGGTCTGTCGCTGGAGAAGGCCACCATCAACGACCTGGGCCGCGCCAAGAAGGTGCAGGTTTCCAAGGAAAACACCACGATCATCGACGGCTTGGGCGACAAGGCAGCCGTGGAATCGCGCGTGGCCCGCATCAAGACCCAGATCGAAGACACCTCGTCCGATTACGACCGTGAAAAGCTGCAGGAACGCGTGGCCAAGCTGGCCGGCGGTGTTGCCGTGATCAAGGTCGGCGCGTCGACCGAAATCGAAATGAAGGAAAAAAAGGACCGCGTCGACGACGCCCTGCACGCCACCCGTGCAGCGGTCGAAGAAGGCGTGGTGCCGGGCGGCGGCGTTGCCCTGGTCCGTGCGGTCACCGCGCTGGCCGGCCTGAAGGGTGCCAACGAAGACCAGAACCACGGCATCCAGATCGCCCTGCGCGCGATGGAAGCCCCGCTGCGTGAAATCGTCGCCAATGCCGGCGAAGAGCCGTCCGTGATCGTCAACAAGGTCAAGGAAGGCACCGGCAGCTACGGCTACAACGCCGCCAGCGGCGAGTTCGGCGACATGCTGGCCTTCGGCATCCTGGACCCGACCAAGGTGACCCGTTCGGCCCTGCAGAACGCTGCGTCCATCGCCGGCCTGATGATCACCACCGAAGCGATGGTGGCTGAAGCGCCGAAGAAGGACGAGCCGGCCATGGGCGGCGGCGGCATGGGCGGCATGGGTGGCATGGGCGGCATGGACTTCTAA
- a CDS encoding co-chaperone GroES, whose translation MNIKPLHDRVVVKPIEADEVSAGGIVIPDSAKEKSTKGEVVAVGTGKALDNGSVRAPALKVGDKVIYGQYAGSSYKSEGVEYKVLREDDILAVIG comes from the coding sequence ATGAACATCAAGCCGCTTCACGACCGCGTTGTGGTCAAGCCCATCGAAGCCGACGAAGTTTCCGCCGGCGGCATCGTGATCCCGGATTCGGCCAAGGAAAAGTCGACCAAGGGTGAAGTCGTAGCCGTGGGCACCGGCAAGGCGCTCGACAACGGCAGCGTGCGCGCCCCGGCGCTGAAGGTCGGCGACAAGGTCATCTACGGCCAGTACGCCGGCAGCAGCTACAAGAGCGAAGGCGTGGAATACAAGGTCCTGCGCGAAGACGACATCCTCGCCGTCATCGGCTGA
- a CDS encoding endonuclease, whose protein sequence is MRLLTPLSLACLLALAAGPARADVFINELHYDDSTPAGDVGEAIEVVATGGEDLSSYTLYLYNGSTPSAATVYASNPVPAGTAAGCGKASLATFTYPTNGLQNGANDGIALVDGSGKVVQFISYEGTVTAASGPAAGLTSQNIPVSETNSTAPGTSLQLTGSGSQYAHFTWAPSAAQTFGACNNGQTFSGSGATGPNTPPSVRTTTPEQGATTFPAAADLAVTFSENVTASSGAFVLSCGQSGSVPLTHATSGTTFTLSTNTALVAGEACRFDIRAARIKDAQGARPAADTRIAFTVAAGGGTDPGPDPDPGSYYSKVNTSSPSQLRCSLHETIKGHTSYPYSGSGTSTWTILEIADEDPNNSGRILDAYRNRSYAKVSDRAGTGSGLTYNREHTWPNSLGFASTTGDKGLPYAPYTDTHMLYLTDTQWNADRGNKPFAKCDAACGERATENNNGQGGGSGGYPGNSNWVRNPDGNTGTFEVWGQRKGDMARAVMYMAIRYEGGKDAATGQSEPDLELTDDRNKIVKTSSSPAYMGLLSTLIEWHLADPPNAAEKARNEVVFSFQGNRNPFVDHPEWATPALFTSAKPTSCQLAD, encoded by the coding sequence ATGAGGTTGCTCACACCGCTTTCCCTCGCGTGCCTGCTGGCGCTGGCCGCCGGCCCCGCCCGGGCCGACGTGTTCATCAATGAACTGCACTACGACGACAGCACCCCCGCCGGGGACGTCGGCGAAGCCATCGAGGTGGTCGCCACCGGCGGCGAGGACCTCTCCAGCTACACGCTCTACCTGTACAACGGCAGCACCCCGTCCGCCGCCACCGTGTACGCCAGCAACCCGGTACCGGCCGGCACCGCCGCCGGCTGTGGCAAGGCCAGCCTCGCCACCTTCACCTATCCCACCAACGGCCTGCAGAACGGCGCCAACGACGGCATCGCGCTGGTCGATGGCAGTGGCAAGGTGGTGCAGTTCATCAGCTATGAAGGCACGGTCACCGCCGCGAGCGGTCCGGCGGCAGGGCTGACCAGCCAGAACATCCCGGTCAGCGAGACCAACAGCACCGCGCCGGGTACCTCCCTCCAGCTCACCGGCAGCGGCAGCCAGTACGCCCACTTCACCTGGGCGCCCTCGGCGGCGCAGACCTTCGGTGCCTGCAACAACGGCCAGACCTTCAGTGGCAGCGGCGCCACCGGCCCGAACACCCCGCCCTCGGTCCGCACCACCACCCCCGAGCAGGGTGCCACCACGTTCCCGGCCGCCGCGGACCTGGCGGTGACCTTCAGCGAGAACGTCACCGCCAGCAGCGGCGCGTTCGTGCTGAGCTGCGGCCAGTCCGGCAGCGTGCCGCTCACCCACGCCACCAGCGGCACCACCTTCACCCTGTCCACCAACACCGCGCTGGTGGCCGGCGAGGCCTGCCGGTTCGATATCCGCGCCGCCCGGATCAAGGACGCGCAGGGCGCCCGCCCGGCCGCCGACACCCGCATTGCGTTCACGGTGGCTGCGGGCGGCGGCACCGATCCCGGTCCCGACCCGGACCCGGGCAGCTACTACTCGAAGGTGAACACCTCCAGCCCGAGCCAGCTGCGCTGTTCGCTGCATGAAACCATCAAGGGCCACACCTCGTATCCGTACAGCGGCTCGGGGACCAGCACCTGGACCATCCTGGAGATCGCCGACGAGGATCCCAACAACAGCGGCCGGATCCTGGACGCGTACCGCAACCGCAGCTACGCCAAGGTCAGCGACCGCGCGGGCACCGGCAGCGGCCTGACCTACAACCGCGAGCACACCTGGCCCAACTCGCTGGGCTTTGCCAGCACCACCGGCGACAAGGGCCTGCCGTACGCGCCCTACACCGACACCCACATGCTGTACCTGACCGACACGCAGTGGAACGCCGACCGCGGCAACAAGCCGTTCGCCAAGTGCGACGCCGCCTGCGGCGAGCGCGCTACCGAGAACAACAACGGCCAGGGCGGAGGCAGCGGCGGGTATCCGGGCAATTCCAACTGGGTGCGCAACCCGGACGGCAATACCGGCACCTTCGAAGTGTGGGGCCAGCGCAAGGGCGACATGGCGCGTGCGGTGATGTACATGGCGATCCGTTATGAGGGCGGCAAGGACGCGGCCACCGGGCAGTCCGAACCGGACCTGGAGCTGACCGACGACCGCAACAAGATCGTCAAGACCTCGTCCTCGCCCGCCTACATGGGGCTGCTCTCGACCCTGATCGAATGGCACCTGGCCGACCCGCCGAACGCGGCTGAAAAGGCCCGCAATGAGGTGGTCTTCAGCTTCCAGGGCAATCGCAACCCGTTCGTCGACCACCCCGAGTGGGCCACCCCGGCCCTGTTCACCTCCGCGAAGCCGACCAGCTGCCAGCTGGCTGACTGA
- the cutA gene encoding divalent-cation tolerance protein CutA codes for MSTADSVFILLTTCPDAATAARVAHALVEERLAACVTRLDGAHSTYRWHGEVTEDAEVQLLIKTTGSRLDAAIARVQVLHPYELPECIAVETRAGLPAYLDWIRAQTREETD; via the coding sequence ATGTCGACCGCCGATTCCGTATTCATTCTTCTGACCACCTGCCCCGACGCGGCCACCGCCGCGCGGGTGGCGCATGCGCTGGTCGAAGAACGCCTGGCCGCGTGCGTGACGCGGCTGGACGGGGCGCACTCGACCTACCGCTGGCACGGCGAGGTCACGGAGGACGCTGAGGTCCAGCTGCTGATCAAGACCACCGGCAGCCGCCTGGATGCGGCCATCGCCCGGGTGCAGGTGCTGCACCCATATGAACTCCCCGAGTGCATCGCGGTCGAAACCCGCGCTGGCCTTCCGGCCTACCTGGATTGGATTCGGGCCCAGACCCGAGAGGAAACCGATTGA
- a CDS encoding protein-disulfide reductase DsbD domain-containing protein — translation MTLFGRFAALCALFVVSLPALAVSEKDLLPVDEAFGLSAQARDRGHIEVSWKIAPGYYLYRHRTTVKSDAAFSADALQMPAGKKHHDDFFGEVETYRDRLVAVLPGKAADDAGTVTLEVRYQGCADAGVCYPPQKRSLQVKLPGGSGSGASAVTPAFNGAAASPFNTPLAGGDAGGGLRLPGTSNAQALPLPSERAFGFEAIVGDGNTVLLRFSPAPGYYLYRDRTSLKLEGAPGIRADTPRWPAAKSHRDEHFGDVAVYFDQTEVTLPLRRSVADAAEATLVITFQGCQTDGICYPAMTRRVKLALPAGKVNASADETVRRSDVITPLASRDKRPQPREANGIATQPMLIRPNEPVADAAQADAPDASADNAQRTPPPGNSDATPTTLIAALLLALAGGLILNLMPCVLPILSLKVLGVAQSGESRQRARSHALWYTAGVLVAFAAIGALVLALRAAGQAAGWGFQLQHPWFIAALVYLMFTVGLSLSGVFTLGGSLGGVGQSLASRSGPVGDFFTGVLACVVASPCVAPFMGAPLAYAFTAPALPAMLVFLVLGLGLALPFLLIGFVPSLAKRLPRPGAWMETLKQVLAFPMYGTALWLLWVLGKQRGVDAMALVLAGLVVVGLALWWFERSRWRSQRVGAVLALVLLLGALVPVWAVTRIDAPGKATAPTADNVVAYSPQMLDRLRQDNRVVFVNMTADWCVTCKANERAVLGTHAFEETLRRTNAVYMRGDYTNVDEQITAFLDEHKAVGVPLYVVYGPGAPPTVLPTVLTQALVDEALLRTAR, via the coding sequence ATGACGCTGTTTGGTCGCTTTGCCGCGCTGTGCGCGCTGTTCGTGGTGTCCCTGCCGGCCCTGGCCGTCAGCGAAAAAGACCTGCTGCCGGTGGATGAGGCCTTCGGGCTGAGCGCGCAGGCGCGCGACCGCGGGCATATCGAGGTCAGCTGGAAGATCGCGCCGGGCTACTACCTCTACCGCCACCGGACCACGGTCAAGAGCGACGCGGCCTTCAGCGCCGACGCGCTGCAGATGCCGGCGGGCAAGAAACACCACGATGACTTCTTCGGCGAAGTGGAAACCTACCGTGATCGGCTGGTCGCCGTGCTGCCGGGCAAGGCCGCCGACGATGCCGGCACGGTCACGCTGGAAGTGCGTTACCAGGGCTGCGCCGACGCAGGCGTGTGCTACCCGCCGCAGAAGCGCAGCCTGCAGGTGAAGCTGCCCGGCGGAAGCGGATCGGGCGCAAGCGCGGTAACCCCGGCCTTCAACGGCGCGGCCGCTTCTCCCTTCAACACGCCGCTGGCCGGTGGCGATGCCGGCGGTGGCCTGCGCCTGCCTGGAACGTCCAACGCCCAGGCACTGCCGCTGCCGTCAGAGCGCGCGTTCGGCTTTGAAGCCATCGTTGGCGACGGCAACACGGTGCTGCTGCGTTTCAGCCCGGCGCCGGGTTACTACCTGTACCGCGACCGCACCTCGCTGAAGCTGGAAGGCGCCCCCGGCATCCGCGCCGACACGCCGCGCTGGCCTGCGGCCAAGTCGCACCGCGACGAACACTTCGGCGACGTGGCGGTGTACTTCGACCAGACCGAGGTCACCCTGCCGTTGCGTCGCAGCGTCGCCGACGCCGCCGAGGCGACCCTGGTGATCACCTTCCAGGGCTGCCAGACCGACGGGATCTGCTACCCGGCGATGACGCGCCGCGTGAAGCTGGCGCTGCCGGCCGGCAAGGTCAACGCCAGCGCCGATGAGACGGTGCGCCGCAGCGACGTGATCACGCCGCTGGCGAGCCGCGACAAACGCCCGCAGCCGCGCGAAGCCAATGGCATTGCCACCCAGCCGATGCTGATCCGGCCGAACGAGCCGGTGGCGGACGCGGCACAGGCCGACGCGCCCGATGCCAGCGCCGACAACGCGCAGCGCACGCCCCCACCGGGCAACAGCGACGCCACCCCGACCACGCTGATCGCGGCCCTGCTGCTGGCGCTGGCCGGTGGCCTGATCCTCAACCTGATGCCGTGCGTGCTGCCGATCCTGTCGCTGAAGGTGCTGGGCGTGGCGCAGAGCGGTGAAAGCCGCCAGCGCGCGCGCAGCCATGCGCTCTGGTACACCGCCGGCGTGCTGGTGGCGTTCGCGGCGATCGGCGCGCTGGTGCTGGCCCTGCGTGCGGCCGGCCAGGCCGCAGGGTGGGGCTTCCAGCTGCAGCACCCGTGGTTCATCGCCGCGCTGGTGTACCTGATGTTCACCGTGGGCCTGAGCCTGTCGGGCGTGTTCACCCTCGGCGGCAGCCTCGGCGGCGTGGGCCAGTCGCTGGCCTCGCGCAGCGGTCCGGTCGGCGATTTTTTCACCGGCGTGCTCGCCTGCGTGGTCGCCAGCCCGTGCGTGGCGCCGTTCATGGGTGCGCCGCTGGCCTACGCGTTCACCGCGCCGGCCCTGCCGGCGATGCTGGTGTTCCTGGTGCTGGGCCTGGGCTTGGCGCTGCCGTTCCTGCTGATCGGCTTCGTGCCATCGCTGGCCAAGCGCCTGCCGCGCCCCGGTGCATGGATGGAAACGCTGAAGCAGGTGCTGGCCTTCCCGATGTACGGCACCGCGTTGTGGCTGCTGTGGGTGCTGGGCAAGCAGCGCGGCGTGGACGCGATGGCGCTGGTGCTGGCCGGGCTGGTGGTGGTGGGCCTGGCGCTGTGGTGGTTCGAGCGCAGCCGGTGGCGCAGCCAGCGGGTGGGCGCGGTACTGGCCCTGGTACTGCTGCTGGGCGCGCTGGTGCCGGTATGGGCGGTGACCCGCATCGACGCCCCGGGCAAGGCCACGGCGCCCACCGCCGACAACGTGGTGGCCTATTCGCCGCAGATGCTCGACCGCCTGCGCCAGGACAACCGCGTGGTGTTCGTCAACATGACCGCCGACTGGTGCGTGACCTGCAAGGCCAACGAACGTGCGGTGCTGGGCACCCATGCGTTCGAGGAAACCCTGCGACGGACCAACGCGGTGTACATGCGCGGCGACTACACCAATGTCGATGAGCAGATCACCGCGTTCCTAGACGAGCACAAAGCGGTCGGCGTGCCGCTGTACGTGGTCTATGGTCCCGGCGCACCGCCGACGGTGCTGCCGACCGTGCTGACCCAGGCGCTGGTCGACGAAGCGCTGCTGCGCACCGCACGATGA